In Candidatus Dadabacteria bacterium, the DNA window GTCTATAAGTTCGCTCGTGGAGGGTTTTTTCTTGAGACCATCAATTTCCCTTACGGAATAAAAGAGGGTGAGCGCGTTATCCATGAGCTTTCGCTCGAGATCGGGGTAATGCACTTTAACTATTTTCTCAAGAGTCTTGCGGTCGGGAAAAGCTATGTAGTGAAAAAAGCACCTTCTCAAAAAGGCATCCGGAAGTTCCTTTTCGTTATTCGAGGTAATTATCACTATGACTCTTTTAACCGCCCTTACGGTTTTTTTGAGCTCGTAGCAATAAAACTCCATCCTGTCGAGCTCCAAAAGAAGATCGTTTGGAAACTCTATGTCCGCCTTGTCTATCTCGTCAATCAGAAGCACTAACTGTTCAGGACTCTCGAAAGCCTCCCAGAGCTTTCCTTTCTTTATGTAGTTCGAGATATCGTTTACCCTCTCGTCTCCGAGCTGCGAGTCGCGAAGCCTGGCGACGGCATCGTATTCGTAGAGGCCCTGCTGCGCGGTTGTGGTGGACTTTATGTGCCAGGTTATAAGTTGCTTTCCAAGAGCTTTTGCGACCTCAAACGCAAGCATGGTCTTGCCCGTTCCCGGTTCGCCCTTAACAAGTAGCGGACGCTCAAGCGTAATGGCCGCATTAACGGCCACGGCTAAGTCGTTTGTGGCTATGTAATCGTTTGTGCCTTTGAACTTCATTTTTCACCCACCCGTAGGGAATCGCAAAAACTTCCCCCTACTTATTGAATACGATTGTCCTGTTTTTGTAAATCAAAATCTCCCGGTTTATATGGGACCAGATCGCGTTTGAAAGAACAAGCTTCTCAAGATCCTGCCCCTTTCTTTTGAGGTCGTCTATCGAATCATCATAGTTAACCTTTATGACGTCCTGCTCTATTATGGGTCCCGAATCTAGCTCCTCGGTTACGTAATGACAGGTTGCTCCGACCACCTTAACCCCTCTTTCATACGCGGAGTGATAAGGGCGCGCACCAGGAAAGGCCGGAAGAAACGAATGATGGATATTCATTATTCTGTTGGGGTAATGCGATACGAAATTCTCGGTAAAAATCTGCATATACCTTGCAAGCACTATGAAATCCACATCGTAGCTGCGAAGAAGTTCAAGCTGCTCTGCCTCCACTTCTTCCTTGTTGTCCCGAACGTTGTCAAACACGTAGAAATCCGCTCCATGAAGACCTGCCACATCCCTGAGATCCGGATGATTGCTTATCACAAGGGGCATCTCAACGTCCCATTCCCTGGCGCGGAGTCTGTAAATTATGTCCGAGAGGCAGTGGGGAAGCTTGGAAACGAAAACCGCCATGCGCGGGATGTCTCCCGTAAAGAAAACCTCGAATTTCATGTCGAGTTTCTTCGCTACTTTCTCGCGGAAAACTTCCTCCGTCTCCTCGCGGGAGAGAGTAAAGCCGTCCATCCCCCACTTGGCACGGATAAAGGTCACCATGTCGTTTGTGTCAACACAATGCTGCAGCGCGTGGATATTACCCCCGTATTCGAATATAAAGTTGGTGACCGCGTGAACAAGACCGGGGCGATCCGGGGAGTGCACTAGCAGAATTGCTTCTTCCTGTTTTTCCGGCATTTTCGATTAAGGTCCGCTTCCTGGTTTTTGCTGGCTTTCGCTTATAAGATTAAGACCAAGGCTCCTTGTAGTAGTAGGTAAAGTTAGCGACCTTCGGCCGCTCCGTCCACCCTTTTTTTCTGTAAAAGCCCCGCAGATACGATGGCTTGTCCTTGCCGTTGGTCACCATCAGACGGTAAACATCCCTTTTCTTACCTTCTTCCATAACTGCTTCGATAAGACGGCTCCCAGCCCCCATTCCGCTTGCCGAAGGACTTACAAACAGGTCCGAGACGTAGCCCTCGTAGCTTCCGAGCATAACGAACGGTACCCAGTGAACGGTGGTAAACCCGAGGACCCTTCCCCCGGAATCACATGCGACGTACATGGTGTGCCCTTCCGGATCTCCGTCTGCTTGAAGTATGAGATCCCGAATCGGAGACGACACTTCCTCAAGTGAAAGGGAGTTCCTTCTCTCAGACCAGCCGATCTCTCTCAGTATCAGGGCCATCGCCTCCGCATCGTCGCCCGTGGCTTTTCTTACGGTGACTTCTTTCAAAGTTCTTCCTGCAACATTATTGTTTTTTCTTTTTTTCTAAGGTTTCAACCAGAGCCCCAAGGCTCTCCAAAACCCCCGGGCTGCGCAGAATTTTCGGAAGTTCCCTGTCAACTTCGGCACAAGCTCCTTCCATATTCGCCACGACCTCGCGGCGAAGAGCCCTTTTAGAGAAGGCGTAACCGGGAATAAGCGACGGACCGTACTGCCCCGCGAACTCAACGCAGTGAGAAAGAAGCGTGTCCGCTTCGTGGCTTTCATCGAAAAAACCGAGTCTGACGGCGTCGCGGGGTTCGTAAAGAAAACCTGTTGTCATGACCTGCTGCGCAATTGCCGTACCCAGCACGTAAAGCACGATCTGGGCTAGCGCCGAAGGAACGGGAAAACCTATGGTGATTTCATTAAGACCGAATCTTGCTACTGAATCAACGCATACCCTGTAATCGCAGCAGAGCGCCAGTATAAGTCCACCCGCTATCGCGTGACCGTTTACCGCAGCCACAACAGGTCTTTCATAAGTAAAGACCCGAAGCAAAGCGCCGCGAAAACGCTCGTACCACTGCCAGATTTCCTCTTCGTCCCCAGCGGTAAAAAGCGAAAGATGGTACTTAAGATCAAGACCGGCGGAAAAAGCCCTCTGAGAAGAGGTAAGCACCACGGGGCTTTCCGTGTGATCGCTCTCAAGCGTCGTGAAAGCCTCTTCAAGATCGCTGAAGAAGCCCTCGCCCATTACGTTCATCGGGTTTGAGTTCATGCGCACGACCGCGACGTCACCAATTCTTTCAATTTCCCAGCTCATAATGTTTCTCAATTCGCCCGAGCGCCGAAATCAGGCCCTTTTGCCCTCCGAGCGGCGGCTCCATGAATCCCTAAGGGAAACCGTCCTGTTAAAAACAGGCGCGCCAGAAGCCGAATCCACGGAATCAAGGATGAAATACCCCTTCCTCTCAAACTGGTAGTTAATCCCCAACGGATTTACCACATTCACAAGAGCCCGTTCTGCCACGCAGTCTTCAAGGACCTGCAGTGAATCGGGATTCAGAAATTCGGTGAATTCCCTCTGCTTGTCGGCCATAGGATTGGGAACGGTAAAAAGTCTGTCGTAGAGTCTTACGGTCACCCTCGAGGCGTTTTTCGCGCAAACCCAGTGTATGGTGCCTCTTACCTTTCTTCCGTCAGGCGCGCTCCCGCCTCTTGTTTCGGGGTCGTATTCACAGTGAACCTCGGTTACCTCTCCGGTCGTCGGGTCGCGCTCAAAACCCACGCACCTCACTATGTAGGCGTAGCGCAGGCGCACTTCGGAACCGGGGGAGAGCCTGTAGAACTTTTTCGGCGGATCCTCCATGAAATCATCCCTTTCAATGAAAAGCTCTTTTGAAAAAGGAACCTTTCTTTTTCCCATGGAGGGATCTTCCGGATTGTTTACCGCTTCGAGCTCCTCTTCTGCGTCTTCGGGATAATTAATTATCACCACCTTCAGCGGGTCAAGCACCGCCATAACCCTCTGCGCCCTCTTGTTAAGATCTTCCCTTACGCTGTGCTCGAGAAGCTCCACGTCTATCATGCTGTCCTGTTTCGTGATACCTATTTTCCGACAGAAATCCCTTATCGACTCAGGGGTGTATCCTCTTCTGCGCAATCCCGAGATCGTGGGCATCCTGGGATCGTCCCACCCGCTTACGTATCCCTCGGAAACCAGCTTCATGAGATTTCTTTTGCTGAGAACCGTGTAGCTGAGGTTGAGCCTCGCGAACTCAATCTGCTGGGAATGATATATGCCGAGCTGGGCGATAAACCAGTCGTAAAGAGGCCGGTGGTCCTCAAACTCAAGAGTGCAGAGCGAATGTGTGATGCCCTCAATGGAGTCGCTCTGTCCGTGGGCCCAGTCATACATCGGATAAATGGACCAGTAATCCCCGGTGCGGGCATGGGGCTTCTTCATTATCCGGTACATGACCGGGTCGCGCATGTTCATATTGCCCGAGGCCATGTCTATTTTCGCCCGAAGCACGTACTGTCCATCGTCGTAATCCCCGTCTCTCATAGCCCGGAAAAGCTTCAGGTTCTCCTCAACAGATCTCTCCCTAGAAGGGCTCTCCCTGCCGGGTTCCGAAAGCGTTCCCCGGTATTCTCTTATTTCCTCAGCACTCAGGTCGTCCACGTAGGCCTTCCCCTCGCTTATCAGTCCAAGGGCGTATTCATAGAGCTGCTCGAAATAATCAGAGGCGTAATAGATCCTATCCTCCCAGTCAAACCCGAGCCATCTGACGTCTTCCTTGATAGCCTCTTCATATGTTACGTCTTCCTTTGAGGGATTGGTGTCGTCAAAGCGCAGGTTGCATGTTCCGGCAAATTCCTCGGCTATACCGAAATTAAGACATATGGATTTCGCATGGCCTATATGGAGATAGCCGTTGGGCTCGGGAGGAAAACGGGTAACGGGCTTTGCGATACCGCCCTGAAGATCGCTTCTTATCTTGGTTCTTATGAAATCTTCGGATTCCGGAGATCCGTCTTTGTCCGTCTTCGATTTCATGGTTATGCGCGATAACACCCACAGAACAAGAGGATGAAGTTCCAAGTTGCGGACACTAGGTGGCCCTCTTTTTCCTTCCGGGCGGTTCCACGCGGCAGGGAAAACCGCACTATTTCCATTTTATGTTGCACCCGATGCTCGGAATCTGTTCCCATTCGATTGTCTGGCCCGCTATAATGGAGTCGAGTGCCATACGCATATCCTTTCCGGTAACCGGTTTTCCGTTTCCGGGTCTTGAGTCGTCAAACTGCCCCCTGTATATGCATTTCAGGTCGCGGTCGTAAACGAAAAAGTCGGGGGTGCAGGCAGCATCATAGACCTTGGCGATCTCCTGCGTCTCATCGAACAGATAGGGAAACGAGTATCCCTTTTCCTCTGCAACTTCCTTCATTCTCTCGGGAGAATCATCAGGATAGTTCTCAATGTCGTTTGAATTTATCGCTATGAAGGAAACTCCCTTGGAAATGTACTCATCGGCAACTTCCACCAGCCCATCCTGCAGGTGCTTTACGTAAGGACAATGGTTGCATATAAACATAAGCACCGTGGCAACATCCGACTTGAGATCGCCAAGCGACAGTTCGCTACCGCTTACAGCATCCGGCAACCGGAAGTCGGGAGCCTCGCTCCCCAAGGGAATCATCGTCGATAGAGTCTTAACCATTTTTATCTTCTCCTAGTTCTTAGGCTATTAGTCAGTGAAACCGATCTGCTTGTGTGAACCATCGCAAAACGGCTTGTTCTCAGAAGCCCCGCAGCGGCAGAGATAATAAGGATCATCCCCCGAGAGCCCCGAATCATCCTCAACGCAAAGTTCAATATCTCCGCAAACCTCGTAGGGGCCGTTTTTAAGCGACCTTATAACCGCGTCCCCTTCCTTGGCGGGAGCAGAAGATTCGCCAGACGGAAGACTGCTCTTAAACCCCGCCCCCCTGTGCGAACCGTCGCAAAACGGCTTGTTTCCAGAGGTCCCGCAACGGCAAAGAGCGGTTTTCTTTTTTATCGCAAGTCCGTTCCCTTCCCCGTCTTCAAGCAACTCGAGGTCGCTTACAATCAGGGGACCGTCATCCATGATCTCTATTTTGATTTTTTCACTCATATCGGGCCCATTGGTTAAGGTAATTCGCCCACTCGGACAGCCGCCGTTTATGTCTGAGTTTACATTTTTTCGACAATCATTGCTATACCCATACCGCCTCCCATGCACAGAGAAACCATTCCGTACCCGCCGGGGCGGACGTTTTCAAATTCATGAAGAAGTTTTACGAGCAGCACCGCCCCCGTGGCCCCCACCGGGTGCCCGAGCGCTATGGCTCCGCCGTTTATGTTCAGTTTCTCCTCCGCAATGGGAAAATCGCTCAGTACGGCAAGGGACTGCGCCGCGAAGGCTTCGTTGAGTTCAACCAGATCGATATCGTCGATTCCGAGCCCGGCTTTGTCAAGAGCCATGCGCATTGCGGGAACCGGACCGATCCCCATGATCGCAGGGTCAACACCGGAGATTGCGTAGGACTTAATCGACCCAAGCGGATTCAGGCCCAGTTTTTCCGCTTTGCTCTCAGACGTAACGATCAAGGCGGCGGCTCCGTCGTTAATGCCCGATGAGTTTGCCGCGGTTACCGTGCCGTCTTTCTTGAAAACCGGTCTTAACTTCGAGATATTCTCAAGCGTAACATCCGGCCTCGGATGCTCGTCAGTGTCAAACTGAACGGAACTGCCCCTTCGCCCGGGAACAGACACCGGAACTATCTGGGAGGTGAATTTCCCGCTCTCCATCGCGGCTTTGGCTTTCATCTGGCTTGAGTAAGCGAACTCGTCCTGGCGCTCCCTTGATATTTCATATCTCTCCGCAAGGTTCTCCGCCGTAACGCCCATGTGGTAATCGTTAAACGCATCCATGAGCCCGTCACACAGAATTCCGTCCACAAGCTCATCGGAAGGCGTTGACATCTTGTATCCCCACCTGGCTTTCCGAAGATAGAAGGGAGCCACGCTCATGCTTTCCATCCCTCCTGCCACAATGCATTCGCAGTCGCCGGACTTTATGGCCTGGGCTGCATTCACGACGGACTGAAGGCCCGAACCACAGACCCTGTTAATGGTAATCGCGGGGGTCTCAGCCTTTAATCCGGAATTAATCGATATCTGCCTCGCCGGATTCTGCCCTTGTCCCGCTCCCAGTATGTTGCCCATTATGCAGTCATCCACCTGTTCGGGCGGCAGGGACGCCCTGTTTATAATCTCCTTTAAGACCGCCGTCCCTAGATCAACCGCGGAGACATCCTTAAGCGTTCCTCCGAACGTCCCTATCGCGGTTCTAAGTGGCTCTGAAAGCACGACTTTTTCCATTGCTACTCTCCTTTGAACTCAGCCGTTCTCTTCTCAACAAACGCACTCATTCCCTCAACCCTGTCATAGGAATCAAAACACTGAAATCCCGTTTCCATCTCGTATGCAAGTCCTTCAGAAAGTCCCGTCTCGGATCCCTGATTTATCGCTTTTTTGGCGTAACTGACGGCAAGCGGACTGTTGCGCGCGATCTGCTGGGCTATTTTCATAACCTCATCCATAAGTTCTCCCTGCTCTACAACCTTATCCACAAGCCCAAGGGCAAGCGCTTCAGCGGCGGTGATCATCTCCCCGGTAAAAATCAGTTTCTTGGTTCTTCCAGGTCCTATAAGCTTGGTTGATCTCTGGGTTCCTCCCCAGCAGGGAAAGAGACCTAGCTTGGTTTCGGGAAAACCCACGCGGGCATTTTCAGAGGCGACTCTTATATCGCATCCAAGCGCAAGTTCAAGTCCTCCTCCCAAGGCGTATCCGTTTATCGCGGCTATAACAGGAAAAGATGCCTGCTCCAGATAATCAAAAGCCCCTCTTCCCAAGGCACAGTAATCCTTGAAGTCGTCCGCTGTCATCTGACTCATCTGCCTTACGTCGGCCCCGGCGACAAAAGCCTTTCCTCCGGCTCCGGTCACAATCAGCACCTTAATGTTCTCAGCGGGCAACTTTTCGGTCACAAAGTCTTTGAGCTGTCCTATGGTTTCGCCATTTAGGACATTCATAGACCTCTCTTTGTTAATCGTCAACACTCCCACGCCGTCATCAGTGCTTTCAAACAAAAGATCCTTGTACATTTATGCCTCCTTTACTTTCTGCCGTATTCAAAAAAGCCTTTTCCAGTCTTTCTGCCCAGATTCCCCGCCCTCACCATTTCCTTAAGCAGGGGAGCGGGTCTGAATTTCTGGTCTCCATATTCTGTGTAGAGAACGTCAAGTACGCTCAGGGTGACGTCAAGCCCTATAAGATCCGCAAGCGCAAGCGGCCCTATGGGATGATTTGCTCCGAGTTTCATGGCATTATCAATCTCTGCCGCCGTGGCAATCCCTTCATCAAGGGTGAAAATCGCTTCGTTTATCATCGGCAGCAGAATCCTATTTACAACGAATCCAGCCCTGTCTTTTGCCATAATCGGATATTTATCAAGACTCCGCGCAAATTCCATCGTCTCCTCAAGGATCTCAGGCGATGTTTTAGCAGTATTGATTACTTCAACCAGTTTCATTATCGGTGCGGGATTAAAAAAGTGCATTCCAACAACTTTTTCAGGCCTAGAGGTGTTCATGGCAAGCTCCGTAACTGAGAGAGTTGATGTGTTAGTGGCAATAATGGTGTCTTCTCCGGCGTTCTCCTCGATCTTGGCAAAAACCGCCTTTTTAAGATCCATATCCTCGCTTGCGGCCTCAATCACGATATCCGCACCGCTGAAATCACCGTAGTCTTCGGTCGGGTGAATCTTTGAGACGATGAGGGTGACCTGCTCCTTGTCGATTTTGCCTCTTCGGGCCAGTCTGCCAAGACTTTTTTCTATTTTTGCGACCGCATCCTCCGCAATATCCTTTTCAATATCCAAAAGAACGACGTTTTTTCCCGCTGAGGCGACAAGCTCCGCTATGCCTGAACCCATAGTGCCAGCCCCCACGATACCTACAGTGTTTATGTTTGACTCGGACATGCTTTTCTCCTGACTCATAACTGATTATGAACCCTGAATTATAACAGCTTAGAGCGACTCGGAAAGAACCTGCCTGGCGATAACGATCCTCTGTATCTCAGAGGTTCCTTCATATATCTCCGTTATCTTGGCGTCGCGGAAATGCCGTTCCACCGGATAATCGGTCGTATATCCATTTCCTCCGTGTATCTGAATGCCCTTGGTCGCCACCCACATCGCTGTCTCAGAAGCGTAGAGCTTAGCCATGGATGAGTGCTTGGCGTATTTTTCTCCGCGATCTTTCATCAAGGCCGCCTTGCAGGTAAGCAACCTCGAGGCCTCGATCCTAGTCGCCATGTCGGCAAGCATGAACTGTATCCCCTGAAAATCTGAGATCTTCTTGCCGAAAGCCCCCCTTTCCAGAGAATACCGCGTTGAGGAATCGAGAACCGCTTGCGCTATCCCCACGGCCTGGGCCGCGACCCCTATTCTTCCCGCATCAAGAGTTTTCATGGCGACCTTAAAACCTCCTTCCTCTTTGCCAAGAACCCGGCTCGCCGGCACCTCGCAGTTCTCAAAGACAATCTGCGAGGTGCTCGTCCCCTTTATTCCGAGCTTGCTTTCCGATTTTCCAAGAGAGATTCCGGGAGCATCAAGATCAATGATAAATGCCGTGATCCCACTGCTTCGTTTCCTTTTATCGGTCTTTGCGAAAACCACGGCGACTTCCGCCTCGCGACCGTTCGTAATCCAGCTTTTCGTTCCGTTAAGAATGTAAACCCCGCCTTTTTTCACGGCGCTTGTCTTTATGGCTGCCGCATCCGAACCCGACTCGGGTTCGCTAAGAGCGAAGCACCCTATGGCCCCCCGGCACATCCGCGACAGATATTCTTCTTTTTGCTCCTCGGTGCCGAAATCAATAATCGGAGCGCACGCAAGGGAATTATGAGCCATAACTATCGTCCCGGTTGAAGCACACGCCCGTGATATCTCCTCAATGGCGATTACGTATGAGAGGTAGTCAAGACCGCTTCCTCCGTAGCGCTCTTCAATGAAATGGCCCATAAAACCAAGATCGAACAGTTTTTCCACGATCTCCGAGGGGAAAGTGCTGGTTTTGTCAATTTCGGAGGCAACCGGCCTGATTTCCTTTTCGGCAAACTCCGAGACGAGATTTTTAATTAAACGCTGCTCTTGCGTAAGAGCCGAAGCGAGCATGGTGTGCGATTCCCTATTTTAGGATTTGGGTATGCAGAAATTTTAATTCACCCCTCTCTAAAAGGCAAAAACGTGTGTTTTTCAATTTGTACAGTCAGGGTGCCCAGTGCGGTTTGTTACTTGCCAATCCTGTTCAGTGAGCCCCCGGGTGCCGTTTTGGTGAACTATCCTTCTCACCCTGATAACCGCTTCCCAGAGAAGGCAGGACGCCCATTCAAGTCGAACTTCATAAGAAGCGGCGGCAGGAGAAGGAAATCGGCTATTAGGGCTAAAGCGATTACAAGCGCTGTGAGCTTGCCCATCGCTGAATTGAGTTCGAAATTGGAAAAACTCACCACGATAAAGCCTGCCACAAGCACAAGCGAGGTCGTAAGCAGTGCCTGACCCACGGTTCGGAAGGCAGTCAGTACCGCGTCAGAAGAGGTGGAACCGAGTTCGCGTCGGGTCCGCTGGTACCTGCTGAGGAAGTGAACAGTATCGTCGACCACGATACCCAGCGTCATGGCCGTTACCATCGAAAGGGATACTCCCACTTGTCCGACTGTGAGACCCCATATGCCGAAGCCCAATGCCCCCGGAGTCAGGTTTGGGACCATGCTCGTGATTCCGAGTCGCCATGATCGCAGTGCGAAGATGAGGATGAAGGAAATTCCAATGAGGGCAAGTGTGGTTCCGACTAGCATGGAGATGATATTTCGGCGGCCGAGATTGGCGAACATCAACGTGGTGCCGGCACTCACCTGACCGGAGATATTCGGCGCGTGGCCTGCGAGCCATTGCCGCGCGCGCTGATCAAGCGCGATCACTTCGTTTGATGAGAGCGTCTGCGTCCTCACTACCATCCGGGTAGCTGACTTGCTAACGTCGATCTGATTGTTGAGATCAAAACCATAGGGTAGAGAGATCTCGTAGAGAAGCAAATACTGCGCGGCAAGCTCCCGGTTTGCGGGCAGCCGGTAATAGGCCGGATCGTCTCCGTTCATGCTCTTGTTTAGCCGTCGGAAGGTATCGGTGATGACGCCTACATGTATCGTTTCAGGTTGCTCCTTGTACCACTCGGCAAACGCTTCGACGTCGGAGAGATACGCCGGGTCGCTGATCCCACCCGGGGAGTGCGATGGGAGCGAGTACTCCATAGCATATAAACCGGTGAGGTTGTTAACGATGAATTCAGAGTCTTTTCGGAATTCGATGCTCTCGTCAAAGTAGTGGAGGAAGACGTCGTTTAGCTCGTTCTGGGAAATCGATGCCACAAGCACTACCACGATCAGCACGGAACCCCAGAGCAACTGGCGGCTTCGGCGTATCACGAACTTGCCGAACATGACTATCAGGGAATTCTCTCGAGGCAGGGATGCGCGTACCCGAACCGGCAGCAGCGAGAGCAACGCCGGCAGAAAAGTTACGGAGAGTACGAACGCTGCACCTACCCCAAATGCAACGAAGGTACCCAGATGGCGGAAGGGAGGCGAATCGGAGAAGTTCAAGCTCAAAAAGCCGAGCGTGGTTGTCAGGCTCGACAGGAAGACCGGCTGAAGGTTCACCCGGATCGACTCGACAATCGCATCCCGCCTAGTCCTGCTGCCGCGATTCTCAGACGTGCCGGACACCGCATCATGCATGTAGTTGACAACGGCGGAATAAATGTGGACGCAGTTGGCAATAGCCACCGTCAGCACGACGACCGGGGAGACCGCCGAAGGTGATGTCATTGGAAGTCCTACCCAGCCTCCGATGCCCACAGCGGTCATTACCGACATCGTCACGACGAGCATTATTGCGAACGTTCCAGAAAATCCCCGCGTCAGCAGCAGCAGCATGAACGCCATTGCCAAGAAACTCACCGGGATAAGCGTCCTAAGGTCGTCCAGCGACACATCCATAAAGGCCTGGTTAAAAATCACCATTCCAGCCAATCGTACATCAATGCCAGGGAAACGCTCCCGAAACTCATTCGCAAGTTTCCGCGAGTGCTCAGCAACCTCCGCACCTTCGCGCATCTGGTCCTCGCCCGGCAACTGCAATGTGACGTTTACTCCCGAAACACCGCCGTCACGTGCCAGCAGGCGCCCCGCGAGAGCCGGTTCCGCCAAGGCGATTTCGCGAATCCGTGACCGTTCTTCAGCATTGCTGAAAGCACTCTCGTCCACAAGTTCACGCACCAATATCTCGTCGCCGTCGGCTTCGGTATGCTGAAAGTTGGTAATGGAA includes these proteins:
- a CDS encoding glutamine--tRNA ligase/YqeY domain fusion protein codes for the protein MKSKTDKDGSPESEDFIRTKIRSDLQGGIAKPVTRFPPEPNGYLHIGHAKSICLNFGIAEEFAGTCNLRFDDTNPSKEDVTYEEAIKEDVRWLGFDWEDRIYYASDYFEQLYEYALGLISEGKAYVDDLSAEEIREYRGTLSEPGRESPSRERSVEENLKLFRAMRDGDYDDGQYVLRAKIDMASGNMNMRDPVMYRIMKKPHARTGDYWSIYPMYDWAHGQSDSIEGITHSLCTLEFEDHRPLYDWFIAQLGIYHSQQIEFARLNLSYTVLSKRNLMKLVSEGYVSGWDDPRMPTISGLRRRGYTPESIRDFCRKIGITKQDSMIDVELLEHSVREDLNKRAQRVMAVLDPLKVVIINYPEDAEEELEAVNNPEDPSMGKRKVPFSKELFIERDDFMEDPPKKFYRLSPGSEVRLRYAYIVRCVGFERDPTTGEVTEVHCEYDPETRGGSAPDGRKVRGTIHWVCAKNASRVTVRLYDRLFTVPNPMADKQREFTEFLNPDSLQVLEDCVAERALVNVVNPLGINYQFERKGYFILDSVDSASGAPVFNRTVSLRDSWSRRSEGKRA
- a CDS encoding GNAT family N-acetyltransferase, with amino-acid sequence MKEVTVRKATGDDAEAMALILREIGWSERRNSLSLEEVSSPIRDLILQADGDPEGHTMYVACDSGGRVLGFTTVHWVPFVMLGSYEGYVSDLFVSPSASGMGAGSRLIEAVMEEGKKRDVYRLMVTNGKDKPSYLRGFYRKKGWTERPKVANFTYYYKEPWS
- a CDS encoding acyl-CoA dehydrogenase, with translation MLASALTQEQRLIKNLVSEFAEKEIRPVASEIDKTSTFPSEIVEKLFDLGFMGHFIEERYGGSGLDYLSYVIAIEEISRACASTGTIVMAHNSLACAPIIDFGTEEQKEEYLSRMCRGAIGCFALSEPESGSDAAAIKTSAVKKGGVYILNGTKSWITNGREAEVAVVFAKTDKRKRSSGITAFIIDLDAPGISLGKSESKLGIKGTSTSQIVFENCEVPASRVLGKEEGGFKVAMKTLDAGRIGVAAQAVGIAQAVLDSSTRYSLERGAFGKKISDFQGIQFMLADMATRIEASRLLTCKAALMKDRGEKYAKHSSMAKLYASETAMWVATKGIQIHGGNGYTTDYPVERHFRDAKITEIYEGTSEIQRIVIARQVLSESL
- a CDS encoding 3-hydroxybutyryl-CoA dehydrogenase: MSESNINTVGIVGAGTMGSGIAELVASAGKNVVLLDIEKDIAEDAVAKIEKSLGRLARRGKIDKEQVTLIVSKIHPTEDYGDFSGADIVIEAASEDMDLKKAVFAKIEENAGEDTIIATNTSTLSVTELAMNTSRPEKVVGMHFFNPAPIMKLVEVINTAKTSPEILEETMEFARSLDKYPIMAKDRAGFVVNRILLPMINEAIFTLDEGIATAAEIDNAMKLGANHPIGPLALADLIGLDVTLSVLDVLYTEYGDQKFRPAPLLKEMVRAGNLGRKTGKGFFEYGRK
- a CDS encoding acetyl-CoA C-acetyltransferase; the encoded protein is MEKVVLSEPLRTAIGTFGGTLKDVSAVDLGTAVLKEIINRASLPPEQVDDCIMGNILGAGQGQNPARQISINSGLKAETPAITINRVCGSGLQSVVNAAQAIKSGDCECIVAGGMESMSVAPFYLRKARWGYKMSTPSDELVDGILCDGLMDAFNDYHMGVTAENLAERYEISRERQDEFAYSSQMKAKAAMESGKFTSQIVPVSVPGRRGSSVQFDTDEHPRPDVTLENISKLRPVFKKDGTVTAANSSGINDGAAALIVTSESKAEKLGLNPLGSIKSYAISGVDPAIMGIGPVPAMRMALDKAGLGIDDIDLVELNEAFAAQSLAVLSDFPIAEEKLNINGGAIALGHPVGATGAVLLVKLLHEFENVRPGGYGMVSLCMGGGMGIAMIVEKM
- the purU gene encoding formyltetrahydrofolate deformylase; protein product: MPEKQEEAILLVHSPDRPGLVHAVTNFIFEYGGNIHALQHCVDTNDMVTFIRAKWGMDGFTLSREETEEVFREKVAKKLDMKFEVFFTGDIPRMAVFVSKLPHCLSDIIYRLRAREWDVEMPLVISNHPDLRDVAGLHGADFYVFDNVRDNKEEVEAEQLELLRSYDVDFIVLARYMQIFTENFVSHYPNRIMNIHHSFLPAFPGARPYHSAYERGVKVVGATCHYVTEELDSGPIIEQDVIKVNYDDSIDDLKRKGQDLEKLVLSNAIWSHINREILIYKNRTIVFNK
- a CDS encoding MoxR family ATPase, producing the protein MKFKGTNDYIATNDLAVAVNAAITLERPLLVKGEPGTGKTMLAFEVAKALGKQLITWHIKSTTTAQQGLYEYDAVARLRDSQLGDERVNDISNYIKKGKLWEAFESPEQLVLLIDEIDKADIEFPNDLLLELDRMEFYCYELKKTVRAVKRVIVIITSNNEKELPDAFLRRCFFHYIAFPDRKTLEKIVKVHYPDLERKLMDNALTLFYSVREIDGLKKKPSTSELIDWIKLLAADRVAAGELPGVDIEESLPPYSGALIKNEADYEMLEAIRRRFRR
- a CDS encoding enoyl-CoA hydratase/isomerase family protein — encoded protein: MSWEIERIGDVAVVRMNSNPMNVMGEGFFSDLEEAFTTLESDHTESPVVLTSSQRAFSAGLDLKYHLSLFTAGDEEEIWQWYERFRGALLRVFTYERPVVAAVNGHAIAGGLILALCCDYRVCVDSVARFGLNEITIGFPVPSALAQIVLYVLGTAIAQQVMTTGFLYEPRDAVRLGFFDESHEADTLLSHCVEFAGQYGPSLIPGYAFSKRALRREVVANMEGACAEVDRELPKILRSPGVLESLGALVETLEKKKKQ
- a CDS encoding thioredoxin family protein codes for the protein MVKTLSTMIPLGSEAPDFRLPDAVSGSELSLGDLKSDVATVLMFICNHCPYVKHLQDGLVEVADEYISKGVSFIAINSNDIENYPDDSPERMKEVAEEKGYSFPYLFDETQEIAKVYDAACTPDFFVYDRDLKCIYRGQFDDSRPGNGKPVTGKDMRMALDSIIAGQTIEWEQIPSIGCNIKWK